The following is a genomic window from Opitutus sp. GAS368.
GGCGTCGGGGCGGGTGGCGTTCACGACGACCGCACCGGCGATGACGTCACCCTCGTGGGCGGTGTATTTGGTGAGACTGGTGGCGACGAGATCAGCGTGGGGCAGCAGGTCGACGTTGAAGGGCGAGCTGACGGCCGGATCGAGGATGACCTTGGCGCCGTGGCGGCGCGCGAGCGCGGTGACGGCGGCGATGTCGGCCGTCTGGATGAGCGGATTGGTCGGCGCCTCGATGATCAGGCCGGCAAGGCGCGGGCCGTGCGTGGCGAGGAGTTTTTCCAGTCCGGCAAGGTCGGTGACGTCGCCGTGCCGCAGGTAATCGCGCGCCGGGTCGGGCGTGAATTTTCTCAGCAGCGCGATGCTGTCGAGGTAGAGCCAGCCCAGCTGCACCCAGGCGGTGCGGCCGGCGCGCGCCTGCACGGTGCTGATGGCGCGGAAAGCGGCGTAAAGGGCGTTCATGCCGCTCGGCGCCAGCAGCAGGTCGGCGTCGGCGACGGGAAACGGGCCGCGCAAAACACGCCTGATCTCGGCCACAGCATCACCGGCGAAGAGCTTCTCCGGTGCGACGGCGGGCAACAGGCCGAGTCGCACGAGGTGATCCTCGGCGGCGCGCGAGGAGAGGAAACCGCCGATGTTCTGAAGATAGACCTTGCCCCGGGCATTCAGCTCCGGCGTGTCGATGTGGGCGACGCCATCCAGGCCCTCGACGGAAAATGGTCGGGCGGCAGCCTGGTCCGTGCGGCCGAGATAGTGCGCAAAAGACGCGGCCATTCTGGCCGAGGTGACCAGCCACAGCGACTTGCCGGCGAGCTCGGGTCGGCGGCCAAGGTATTCGCACAGCCGCTTGGCGTGGGTGTGGACGACAAAACGCGGGTAGCCGGAGGCGATGTGGCGCGTGGTCTCGGGCCGGCCTTCCTCATACCCGATGACGTCGCGCATGGTCGGCAGGCTGCACGCGACAGAGTGCGGGCTGCCGGGAATGCGCTGACCGAGCGGGATGGGCGAGAAGACGGACATGGGAGGCGAGGGGAGAGTTCACCGGCCGGGACCGGGCGAGGCAACGGCGGGTTGTGTCATGTGGCAGCGGACAACCGGGTGCGGACCTCGGCCAGCGTCAGTCCGGCGATGCGGACGACCTTGTGGCGCGACTTGTCGCCGCGGATGAGGGTGAGCGCGCGGCGGGGCAGGCCGAGTCTGCCGGCGAGGAAATCAAGCAGGGCGTCGTTGGCGCGGCCCTCGAGGGCCGGGGCGTGCACCTTGACCTTGAGCGCCGGGCCCAGCCACCCGGCGATCTCGTCGCGCGGGGCGTTGGGGATGGTCTTCAGCTCAAGGGTGCAGCCGGGCATGGGGCCAGCATGGGCCGGCCGCACGGGTGCGAAAGGCAAAACATGTTGCGGTCGGCATTTGAAACGGCGAACTAGGGGGCCGCATGAAACTGGTTTCCTGGAACGTCAACGGCGTGCGCGCCGCCCTCAAGAAGGGTTTTCTCGATTACATGGCGAAGGTGGACGCCGACGTCATCTGCCTCCAGGAGACCAAGGCGCACCCCGGCGACGTCCAGCACGTGGCGTGGGTGACCGGTTACACGCCGCATTGGTATTCGGCGGTGAAGAAGGGCTACGCGGGCACGGTAATATTCACGCGGGTGCCGCCGCTTAGGGTGACCAACGGCATCGGCCTGCCGGACCACGATGACGAGGGACGGGTCATTGCGGCGGAATTCAAGGATTTCTTTCTCGTGAACGTCTACCAACCCAACTCGCAGCGCGGGCTGACGCGCTTGAAATATCGCACCGAGGCATGGGATCCCGCGTTCCTGGCCTTTCTGAAAAAACTCGAGAAGAAGGGCAAACCGGTGGTGTTTTGCGGCGACCTGAACGTGGCGCACACGGAGATCGACCTCACGAACCCCAAGACCAACCGGCGCAATGCCGGTTTCACGGACGAAGAGCGGACGAACTTCTCCACCCTGCTCAGCAAGGGGTTCGTGGACACATTCCGCGAATTCGAAAAGGGACCCGGCCACTACACGTGGTGGAGCCAGATGATGAACTGCCGCGCCCGGAACATCGGGTGGCGCGTCGATTATTTCGTGGCATCGGAAAAACTGAAACCGGCGCTGAAGCGCGCGTGGATCTCGCCCGAGGTGATGGGCAGCGACCATTGTCCGGTCGGGCTGGAGCTGAAGTGATGTCGCACGCGGCCGAGCTGAAGAAGCTGATGATGCGCCGGCCGCCGCTGACGCTCGCGGTGGCGGAGAGCCTGACGGCCGGGCATGTGCAGGCGCGGATCGCGGCGGTGTCAGGGGCCTCGGATTATTTTCTCGGCGGCATCACCGCCTACACCCTGCGCCAGAAGGTAAAGCTGCTCGGCGTGAACCGCGCACACGCGAAACGCGTGAACTGCGTGTCCCAGCGCGTGGCGGTGGAAATGGCCTTTGGCGCCACACGGCTCTTCGGGGCGGATCTGGCGGTGGCGACGACTGGTTACGCCGAGCCCGCGCGCGCCGCCGGCGTAAAATCGCCCATGGCCTGGTGGGCGATCTGCCAGCGACTGGCGAATGGCCGGTTGGCGCTGACCTCCGGCACCATCGAAGTGCCGGGCGCGAATCGCACCGAGGCCCAAGCGCGAATCGCCGACGATGTGCTCGGGCGGCTCGTCGCCCATCTGGCGGCGTGGCGGGCCCAATAAAAAACCCGCCGGAGCCCGGCGGGTTGAAAAGGAAGGGGAATTGGCTGGTTACCGCGTGAGGTTCGTCACGTAGTTCATGATGAAGCGGGTTTCTTGGGGCGGGGTGACCCAGTCGCTGTAGAGCAGCTCCGGCATGCGGCTGTTCGTATTGTAGAACAGCCGGTTGGCATCTTCATCGGGGGACATATAGCCGGTCTTGACGGCGGCTCCGAGATAGAAGCCCTCGGTGGTGGAGTAGACGAGCACGTTGGCGTCGCCCGGCAGGGGCTTGTTCACGGCCTCGCGCTCGGCGGCGCGGATGCCGGCCACCGCCTTGGCCTCGGCGCCGAAATTCATGCGGTTCTTCAGGAGGAGGCGCGCCGCATTGTCGTCCATGAGGAGGTAGATGGCATTGATGGCCTTGCCGCCGGCCTGCAGGCCGAAACTGAGTTCGCCGGCACGGAAAAAGGCCGGCACCGACCATTTGCCGTTCGGGCGGCGGACCAGCGCGACCGCATAGCCGTCCTTGATGCCCAGCAGGAAGCCGGCCTGGAACTGGTTGACGATGACGATGCCCTTGGCGTTGCGCAGCTTGTCCGCGGGGATGGCGGTCCGGACGTTGCCTTGGATTTCCTGCAGGATGGCCTCGCAGCTATCGAGGTGCGAGACCACGGCCTCGCGGGTCAGGCCGGTCGCGGCAGGCAGCATGGCCGCGAGGGCGGACACGCAGAAAAGGGCGGTGAGAAACTTCTTCATGTTGTGAATGGAGCGGAGAATGGGGCTGCGCCGGAGGAGCGCAAAGCTGTTTTCCAAGACGGGTATATGCAGATTCAGGGGGGGAATGAAAGCCCTACTTAGCCCGCTGGCCGGCCGGAACGGTGGTTGGGACTCCTTGGCGAGGAGAAGGTTGCCGCTCAATCCAGACCCCGTTGTGCGATCTCGTCCTCGTCCCAGCCGAGGTAATGGCCCAGCTCGTGGAGGTAGGTCAGCCGCACTTCATCGCGGTAAACGGTCTCGTCCTGCTCGGCGTAGTCCCAGAGGTTTTCGAGGAAAAGGAGGATTTGGGGCGGCAGGGGCGTATCCTCGGCGAGTTCGCCCCGGTGTTCGTGGCCGACAAACAAGCCGAGGATATCGGGCTCCCAGCCCTCGGCCTGAAGCGCAGCATTGGGGTGCGGTTCATAGCAGACCGGGACTTGCTCGGCCGCTGTCCGCACCGCCGCTGGCAGGCGGCGCCGCGCCGCGGACACCACGGGTTCGGCGAGGGCGGTGAGTCGTTTGAAATTCATGATGAATGCCGCCCGCCACCTTGGGGGAAGCCGATCCGGGAGTAAAGCGGGCGCATGACGGTGGGGTGACGGGCAGGTTACACCACCGGTGAAAATTATCCCGGCAAAATAATGCAACGCCGGCGGCGAAGCGGCGTCTATCCCCCGAACCCCAACAACGACTCCATGAAAAACCGATTCAAACTGGTCCCTCTTTTCCTCATCCTGGCCATGGCCGCCGTGCCGGCCCTGCGCGCCGAAGACACCGTCGCTCCGGTCGACAAACCCGAACAAAAGCGTGAACACGGCCCCGGTGCCATGATGGAGCGTGCGGCCAAGGAACTCGGCCTGAACGCCGACCAGGAGGCCAAATGGAAGGACATCGGCCAGCAGGAAAAAACCGCGCTGGACGCCCTGCGGGGCGACAAGTCTGTGGCCAAGGAAGACAAGCGGGCCAAGAGGCGTGAAATCAACAAGAGCTTTGCCGACCAACGGCGGGCGGTCCTGACTCCCGATCAGGCGACCAAGTTCGACGAAATGCGCGCCAAGATGCGTGAGCACGGTCCCCGCGGTGGTGGCGACCGTCCGACGAAGGGCGACAAGCCGGACGACGCCAAATAACCCTTACTGCTCAAGCAGCAGTGTGTGCAATAGAAGCGCCGTGGCGTGGGGCCACGGCGCTTTTCTTTTTGGACAAGCCGCCGGCCCCGCCGCACGCTCGCCGGCCATGGGTCAACGACAGGCAATCATCGCAGGGGGCGGCGCGGCAGGCTTTTTCGCGGCCATCGCCTGCGCCGAGGCCGATCCCGATTGTGCGGTGACAATTTATGAGGCGACGGCGCACCCGCTGGCCAAGGTGAAGGTCTCGGGCGGCGGCCGCTGCAATGTCACCCACGCCTGCTTTGACCCGCGGGAATTGGTGAAACGCTACCCGCGCGGTGGGCGCGAACTGCTCGGGGCCTTCCACCGGTGGCAGCCGCGCGACACGGCCGAATGGTTTGAGGCGCGCGGCGTGGCGCTAAAAACCGAAAAGGACGGGCGGATGTTCCCCGTCACGGACAGCTCGCAGACCATCGTGGATTGCCTGCAGGGGGCCGCCACCCAGGCCGGCGTGCGGCTGGTGCTGCGCACAGGCCTGAAGACGGCCGTGAAAACCGCCCGCGGCTTCCAGGTCGCGCTCACGACCGGCGAGGTTGTCGATTGCGACCGGCTCCTGCTGGCGACCGGCGGCAACAAATCCAATGCGGGCCTCGAGATCGCCGCGCGGCTGGGGCACACGATCGAGCCGCCGGTGCCATCACTCTTCACTTTCCACATCGACGATCCGCGACTGAAGGAGCTGGCGGGCATTTCCGTCGAAGAGGCGGTCACGGCGGTACGGGGCACGACGCTGAAGGAGCGCGGGCCGTTGCTCGTCACCCACTGGGGCCTGAGCGGACCGGCGGTGCTCAAGCTTTCGGCCTGGGGGGCGCGGGCCTTGCACGATTGCGGCTACAGGTTCACCCTGCTCGTCAACTGGGCGCCGGCGTTCAATGCCGAGGCCTTGCGCGCCGAACTGGAGCGGGCCCGCGCGGCCAATCCCAAGAAACAACTGGGCACCTGGTGCCCGGTCGGACTGCCTCTGCGGCTCTGGGAAAAACTGCTGCCGGCGGCGGGGTTGAAGCCGGATACGACCTGGGCGACCGTGCCCGCGGCGGCGCTGCGCGCGCTGGCGGCGCAGGTGGGCGAGGGGGAGTTCGCCGTGACCGGCAAGAGCATGTTCAAGGAAGAGTTCGTGACCTGCGGTGGCGTGCGGTTGAGCGAGGTGGACTTCAAGACCATGGAAAGCCGGCTCGTGCCGGGACTGCACTTCGCCGGCGAGGTGATCGACGTCGATGGCATCACCGGTGGATTTAATTTCCAGGCGGCGTGGACCGGCGGCTGGCTCGCGGGCCGGGCGATGGCGGGGAGGCCGGCGGCATGATGTCCTACGGCCAGCTGTTCCTGGCGGTCCTGCCGGTGTTCGCGATGATCGTGCTCGGCGCCTTCCTGCGACGCACGCAGCTGATCACCGAGTCGGCGGAGGAAAGCCTGTTCAACCTCGTGGTGAAGGTCACCACCCCGTGTCTCATCTTTGAATCCGTGGCGACCAACCCGGCCATGCGCGAGCCGGGCAACCTGCTGGTGCCGCCCCTCCTGGGCTTCGGGCTGACGCTGCTGTCGATGGCCCTTGGCTGGTATGTGGCCCGGGCGCTCGGGCTGACGATCGGCCACGGGTTGCGCACTTTTGCGCTGGCGGTGGGGCTGACGAATTACAGCTACCTGCCCCTGCCGCTGATGGATGCCATGTTCGGTCCGGAAAGCCGCGCGGTGCTGCTGGTGCACAACGTCGGCGTGGAAGCGGCCATCTGGACGGGCGGTGTCCTCGTCGTGACGGGTCTCTCGCCGCGGGAGGGCTGGCGGAAGCTGATCAACGCGCCCGTGGTGGCCCTGCTGCTCGCGGTGACGGTCAACCTCACGGGCGCGGCGGCCCAGGTGCCGCCGGTGGTGATGAACTTTGTGCACGTGCTCGCCGCCTGCGCGATCCCGCTTGGTTTGCTCATGACCGGTGTGAGCATCCAGCCGCACCTTGACGATCCGAAGCAGCTGGTGAACCCGCGGGTGACGCTCACGGCCTGGCTGTTGCGGCTGGTGGTGTTGCCCTGGGTGTTCCTGCTCGCGGCCCGCTTCCTGCCGTGCCCGGTGGAGCTGAAGCGCGTGCTGGTGGTCCAGGCGGCGATGCCCTCGGCGGTGATCTCGATCATCGTGGCCCGCGTCTACGGCGGGCAACCGCTGGTGGCCGTGCAGATCATCTTCGGCACGACGGCGCTGGCGCTGTTCACGATTCCTTTCTGGCTCCGGTTCGGCCTGGCTTTTGCGGGCCTGGTGCCATGATCCCGCCGGGTTGAAACTCGGCGGGATTTTCCACCCCGCGGGGCGTTGACCTCCAGCGGACGGGCGGGCTTGCTGCGGGCATGGACTGGATCACCGACCCGCAGATCTGGATCAGCCTCGTGACCCTGACGGCGCTCGAGATCGTGCTCGGCATCGACAACATCATCTTCATCTCGATCCTCGCCGGCAAACTGCCGGCCGACCAGCAGGCCAAAGCCCGGCAGACCGGCCTGATGCTGGCGCTCATCACCCGCATCCTGCTGCTGTGCAGCCTGGCCTGGATGGTGAAGCTCACGGCCCCGTTCCTCACGCTCCTCGGGTTCGCCCTGTCCGGCCGCGACCTGATCCTGCTCGGCGGCGGACTGTTTCTCATCTGGAAGAGCACGCGCGAAATCCACGAGAAACTAGAGGGGGCGGAGGAGCACACCGGCCCCGGCAAGGTCACGCCGAGGTTCGGCGCCATCATCGGGCAAATCCTGCTGCTCGACATCGTCTTCTCGCTCGACTCGGTCATCACCGCCGTCGGCATGGCGAACCAGCTCGGCGTGATGATCGCCGCGGTCGTGATCGCGCTCGGCGTGATGCTGAGATACGCCGGCGGAGTGAGCGATTTCGTCCACCAGCATCCGACGCTGAAGATGCTCGCGCTGTCCTTCCTGCTGCTCATCGGCGTGACGCTGGTGGCCGAGGGCACGCACCAGCACGTGAACAAGGGCTACATCTACTTTGCGATGGCCTTCTCCTTCGCGGTCGAGCTGCTGAACCTGAAGGTGCGCAAGAAATCTGTCCCGGTCCCGCTGCATGAGACGCAGCCCTGACGGTGACACAGAAAGCATTGGAATAAAACGGCCGGCTGCGCATCCTGTCCGGCATGAAACGATTGGTTTGGTTCCTCCCGTTGCTGACCGCCGGCCTGCTCCGGGCCGCGGTCCCGGCGACCGACCCGCTGGAAATGCAGGTGGCCGAGCTCGTGGCCGGCCCGCAAGTGACGGTCGTGCATTTCTGGGCCCCGTGGTGTCCGAACTGCCGCGCCGAACTCGACCCCGCCACCGGCTGGGCGAAGTTCATCGCCGCGAATCCCGACGTGAAGGTCGTATTTCTCAACATCTGGCACAAAGGGCAGGATCCGGCTCCTCGCCTGGCCGCCGCGGGACTCGGGGCGCAGCCCAACCTGCTGCTGCTGACGCACCCCAATCCCTCGCGACTGGCCGCCGACCGGCTGAATTCATTCATGGGTCTGCCGGTCACCTGGATTCCCACGACCTGGGTTTATCGCGAGGGCAAGCTGCGCGTCGCCTTCAACTACGGGGAAATCCGCTTTCCCGTGCTGCAACAGATGGTGGACGACGCCCGCAACGAGTGGCCGCACTGATGACGGCGAAACTCCAGTGGGGCATCCTCAGCACCGGGCGCATCGCGCACGAGTTCGCCACGGCACTCGCGGCCTCGCGCACCGGCCGGTTGGTGGCGGTCGGCAGCCGCACCCGCGGGGCGGCGGAGAAATTCGCGGCGGAATTCGGCGGCATCAAGGGCCACGCCAGCTACGACGCCCTGCTGGCCGATCCGGCGGTGCAGGCCGTCTACATCGGCACGCCGCATGATTCCCACGTGGCGCTGTGCATCGGGGCTGCGCGGGCCGGCAAGCACATCCTCTGCGAAAAACCGCTGGCGCTCAACCGGGCCGACGCCGCCCGGGCGGTGGCCGCGGCGCGCGAGCACCAGGTCTTCCTGATGGAGGCCTTCATGTATCGCTGTCATCCGCAGACGGCCAAGCTGGCGGAACTGGTGCGCGCCGGTGCCATCGGCGAGCTGCGGCTGGTGTCGGCGGCGTTCTGTTTCAACCGGCCCGTGAATCCCGCCCTGCGGCTCTACAACCGCGCCCTCGGGGGCGGCGGCATCCTCGACATCGGCTGCTATCCGGTGTCCATCGCGCGGCTGGTCGCCGGCGCGGCCCAAGGGCGGCCCTTTGCCGAGCCGGTCGAGTTTTTCGGCACCGGCCGCATCCATCCGGAGGCCCAGGTGGACGAACAGGCCGCCGCCACGCTCAAGTTTCCCGGCGGCGCGCTCGCCCAGCTCACCTGCGGCACGACCATGGCGAAAGAGATCGCGGTGCACATTTATGGCACGGACGGAGTCATTCACGTCCCGTTCCCGTTCCATCCCGGCAAACCGGCGGAAGGGCCGGGCCGGATCATCCTCCAGCGGCCCGACGCGGCGGCCGAGGAGATCGCGTGCGGGCTGGTGGCCGACATTTATGCGATCGAAGCCGATACCGTGGGTGAAGCCATTGCCCGCGGTGAATTGGAATCGGCCGTCATGAGCCACGCCGACTCGCTCGGCAACATGGCCGTGCTCGATGCCTGGCGGGCCGCGGTCAGGGTGAAATACGACGGGGAGTTGTAGGGCGGGATCA
Proteins encoded in this region:
- a CDS encoding thioredoxin family protein, with the translated sequence MKRLVWFLPLLTAGLLRAAVPATDPLEMQVAELVAGPQVTVVHFWAPWCPNCRAELDPATGWAKFIAANPDVKVVFLNIWHKGQDPAPRLAAAGLGAQPNLLLLTHPNPSRLAADRLNSFMGLPVTWIPTTWVYREGKLRVAFNYGEIRFPVLQQMVDDARNEWPH
- a CDS encoding Gfo/Idh/MocA family oxidoreductase, whose product is MTAKLQWGILSTGRIAHEFATALAASRTGRLVAVGSRTRGAAEKFAAEFGGIKGHASYDALLADPAVQAVYIGTPHDSHVALCIGAARAGKHILCEKPLALNRADAARAVAAAREHQVFLMEAFMYRCHPQTAKLAELVRAGAIGELRLVSAAFCFNRPVNPALRLYNRALGGGGILDIGCYPVSIARLVAGAAQGRPFAEPVEFFGTGRIHPEAQVDEQAAATLKFPGGALAQLTCGTTMAKEIAVHIYGTDGVIHVPFPFHPGKPAEGPGRIILQRPDAAAEEIACGLVADIYAIEADTVGEAIARGELESAVMSHADSLGNMAVLDAWRAAVRVKYDGEL
- a CDS encoding TerC family protein, whose product is MDWITDPQIWISLVTLTALEIVLGIDNIIFISILAGKLPADQQAKARQTGLMLALITRILLLCSLAWMVKLTAPFLTLLGFALSGRDLILLGGGLFLIWKSTREIHEKLEGAEEHTGPGKVTPRFGAIIGQILLLDIVFSLDSVITAVGMANQLGVMIAAVVIALGVMLRYAGGVSDFVHQHPTLKMLALSFLLLIGVTLVAEGTHQHVNKGYIYFAMAFSFAVELLNLKVRKKSVPVPLHETQP
- a CDS encoding metallopeptidase family protein, with translation MNFKRLTALAEPVVSAARRRLPAAVRTAAEQVPVCYEPHPNAALQAEGWEPDILGLFVGHEHRGELAEDTPLPPQILLFLENLWDYAEQDETVYRDEVRLTYLHELGHYLGWDEDEIAQRGLD
- a CDS encoding exodeoxyribonuclease III codes for the protein MKLVSWNVNGVRAALKKGFLDYMAKVDADVICLQETKAHPGDVQHVAWVTGYTPHWYSAVKKGYAGTVIFTRVPPLRVTNGIGLPDHDDEGRVIAAEFKDFFLVNVYQPNSQRGLTRLKYRTEAWDPAFLAFLKKLEKKGKPVVFCGDLNVAHTEIDLTNPKTNRRNAGFTDEERTNFSTLLSKGFVDTFREFEKGPGHYTWWSQMMNCRARNIGWRVDYFVASEKLKPALKRAWISPEVMGSDHCPVGLELK
- a CDS encoding PLP-dependent transferase; this translates as MSVFSPIPLGQRIPGSPHSVACSLPTMRDVIGYEEGRPETTRHIASGYPRFVVHTHAKRLCEYLGRRPELAGKSLWLVTSARMAASFAHYLGRTDQAAARPFSVEGLDGVAHIDTPELNARGKVYLQNIGGFLSSRAAEDHLVRLGLLPAVAPEKLFAGDAVAEIRRVLRGPFPVADADLLLAPSGMNALYAAFRAISTVQARAGRTAWVQLGWLYLDSIALLRKFTPDPARDYLRHGDVTDLAGLEKLLATHGPRLAGLIIEAPTNPLIQTADIAAVTALARRHGAKVILDPAVSSPFNVDLLPHADLVATSLTKYTAHEGDVIAGAVVVNATRPDAAELRGLVGAQLEPVHARDLARLAAQIDATSGVVARINASTRQVAAFLESHPAVEKVWWALQPATRASYLKIARTPESAGSMISFTLKGPLAKFYDAVRLPKGPSFGMTTTLISPFIYLAHYDLVTSEAGRAELAAHGLSPDLLRLSVGTEPVDAIIAALSEALD
- a CDS encoding AEC family transporter — encoded protein: MMSYGQLFLAVLPVFAMIVLGAFLRRTQLITESAEESLFNLVVKVTTPCLIFESVATNPAMREPGNLLVPPLLGFGLTLLSMALGWYVARALGLTIGHGLRTFALAVGLTNYSYLPLPLMDAMFGPESRAVLLVHNVGVEAAIWTGGVLVVTGLSPREGWRKLINAPVVALLLAVTVNLTGAAAQVPPVVMNFVHVLAACAIPLGLLMTGVSIQPHLDDPKQLVNPRVTLTAWLLRLVVLPWVFLLAARFLPCPVELKRVLVVQAAMPSAVISIIVARVYGGQPLVAVQIIFGTTALALFTIPFWLRFGLAFAGLVP
- a CDS encoding lipid-binding SYLF domain-containing protein, with amino-acid sequence MKKFLTALFCVSALAAMLPAATGLTREAVVSHLDSCEAILQEIQGNVRTAIPADKLRNAKGIVIVNQFQAGFLLGIKDGYAVALVRRPNGKWSVPAFFRAGELSFGLQAGGKAINAIYLLMDDNAARLLLKNRMNFGAEAKAVAGIRAAEREAVNKPLPGDANVLVYSTTEGFYLGAAVKTGYMSPDEDANRLFYNTNSRMPELLYSDWVTPPQETRFIMNYVTNLTR
- a CDS encoding DUF167 domain-containing protein; translated protein: MPGCTLELKTIPNAPRDEIAGWLGPALKVKVHAPALEGRANDALLDFLAGRLGLPRRALTLIRGDKSRHKVVRIAGLTLAEVRTRLSAAT
- a CDS encoding CinA family protein, with translation MSHAAELKKLMMRRPPLTLAVAESLTAGHVQARIAAVSGASDYFLGGITAYTLRQKVKLLGVNRAHAKRVNCVSQRVAVEMAFGATRLFGADLAVATTGYAEPARAAGVKSPMAWWAICQRLANGRLALTSGTIEVPGANRTEAQARIADDVLGRLVAHLAAWRAQ
- a CDS encoding NAD(P)/FAD-dependent oxidoreductase; the encoded protein is MGQRQAIIAGGGAAGFFAAIACAEADPDCAVTIYEATAHPLAKVKVSGGGRCNVTHACFDPRELVKRYPRGGRELLGAFHRWQPRDTAEWFEARGVALKTEKDGRMFPVTDSSQTIVDCLQGAATQAGVRLVLRTGLKTAVKTARGFQVALTTGEVVDCDRLLLATGGNKSNAGLEIAARLGHTIEPPVPSLFTFHIDDPRLKELAGISVEEAVTAVRGTTLKERGPLLVTHWGLSGPAVLKLSAWGARALHDCGYRFTLLVNWAPAFNAEALRAELERARAANPKKQLGTWCPVGLPLRLWEKLLPAAGLKPDTTWATVPAAALRALAAQVGEGEFAVTGKSMFKEEFVTCGGVRLSEVDFKTMESRLVPGLHFAGEVIDVDGITGGFNFQAAWTGGWLAGRAMAGRPAA